One Gimesia aquarii DNA segment encodes these proteins:
- a CDS encoding DUF4031 domain-containing protein encodes MSQVQLDFFNTPDEPAMNSVYVDPMSGCARNPNWRYNEACHMFVSPETSLDVLHDFATRIGLMRGWFQNQSTIPHYDLTKSKRQLAIKQGAVSVDHRFTNAKLKAWRLPGISFSITTDQTRMKRKDVTRRLGWHDLQPGTLLKACVKCMGLKRGEKREVICVIRVVSVYKEPLSKLVFDRDYGNQEATREGFPEMTGEEFVAMFCKKMRVVPSTKVTRIEFSYV; translated from the coding sequence ATGTCACAAGTTCAACTCGACTTTTTTAATACCCCCGACGAGCCTGCTATGAATTCTGTTTATGTGGATCCGATGTCAGGCTGTGCCAGAAATCCAAACTGGAGATACAACGAGGCCTGCCACATGTTTGTTTCTCCGGAAACGTCTCTCGACGTGCTACATGACTTCGCGACTCGCATCGGATTGATGAGGGGCTGGTTTCAAAATCAATCAACGATTCCGCATTACGATTTGACGAAGTCAAAACGTCAATTGGCGATTAAACAGGGAGCAGTGAGTGTCGATCACCGATTTACGAATGCGAAGCTCAAAGCCTGGCGTTTACCTGGGATTTCGTTTTCGATCACAACCGATCAGACCAGGATGAAACGCAAAGACGTAACGCGTCGTCTCGGTTGGCACGATTTACAGCCAGGCACGTTGTTAAAGGCCTGCGTGAAATGTATGGGACTCAAACGCGGTGAAAAGAGGGAAGTCATTTGTGTGATCCGCGTTGTTTCCGTCTACAAGGAACCGTTGAGCAAACTGGTTTTTGATCGTGATTATGGAAATCAGGAAGCGACGCGTGAAGGCTTTCCGGAAATGACTGGTGAAGAGTTTGTCGCCATGTTTTGTAAAAAGATGCGTGTCGTTCCCTCAACCAAAGTCACACGCATTGAATTTTCTTATGTTTGA
- a CDS encoding carbon storage regulator, producing MLVLSRKVNQKILIGENIEILVTELKPGKVKIGIVAPSEVPIVREELKESTEEAPQPQVA from the coding sequence ATGTTAGTTTTGAGTCGAAAGGTAAATCAAAAAATATTAATTGGAGAGAACATCGAAATTCTGGTTACGGAATTAAAACCAGGTAAGGTCAAGATCGGAATTGTCGCGCCTTCTGAAGTCCCCATTGTTCGAGAGGAACTGAAAGAATCGACCGAAGAGGCACCACAACCACAAGTCGCCTAA
- a CDS encoding tyrosine-type recombinase/integrase, protein MISSPLRKDDIFPFPSQLISNSNDLKNHLKLRDCYEKYVLPDMKDSPEGTLSVYRTALNHWEARTSNPNVGEITNESLREFKETFELEKYSPESIKKYWRHIRRILRRVGPPIQGNPLGESIIERVPYMAPPKKRFRKFPRLVTDEEINAVYHACDVAKWPYTSDCPPLLWRLALVVFFNCGPRTQDFFQLLWENVDLKMRRVSFVAQKTSKLQGVPFQEIVGLHFESVFQNQKKTDRVFRSTKCKRTLYDQWKAIQDSAGIKEYIEFRDLRETCSSRLDAANPGAKAGKWVLGHGGRGVNEVYYLNPSPEVIQAVENLEQPDSFYSILE, encoded by the coding sequence ATGATTTCTTCACCCCTAAGAAAAGACGATATTTTTCCGTTTCCATCTCAATTGATTTCAAATTCAAACGATTTAAAAAATCATTTGAAATTACGAGATTGTTACGAAAAATATGTTCTACCCGATATGAAAGATTCTCCAGAAGGAACCTTGTCTGTTTATCGAACGGCGTTGAATCATTGGGAAGCCAGAACTTCCAATCCCAATGTCGGGGAAATCACAAACGAAAGTCTACGCGAGTTCAAGGAGACTTTCGAACTCGAAAAATATTCTCCGGAATCGATCAAAAAATATTGGCGACACATCAGACGCATTCTTCGTCGTGTTGGTCCTCCTATCCAGGGCAATCCACTCGGAGAATCGATTATCGAACGTGTTCCATACATGGCACCACCCAAAAAACGATTTCGAAAATTTCCCCGGCTTGTGACGGACGAAGAGATAAATGCGGTTTACCATGCCTGCGATGTTGCCAAATGGCCCTATACTTCAGATTGCCCTCCCCTACTCTGGAGATTGGCACTCGTTGTATTTTTCAATTGTGGACCACGGACTCAAGACTTTTTTCAACTTCTATGGGAAAACGTCGATCTGAAAATGAGGCGTGTTTCCTTTGTTGCTCAAAAAACGTCAAAACTCCAAGGCGTTCCCTTTCAAGAAATCGTCGGTTTGCATTTCGAGTCTGTGTTTCAAAATCAGAAGAAGACCGATCGTGTCTTTCGAAGCACCAAATGCAAGAGAACGCTTTACGATCAGTGGAAAGCAATTCAAGATTCCGCGGGCATCAAAGAATACATCGAATTTCGGGATCTGAGAGAGACCTGCAGTTCGCGTTTAGATGCTGCAAACCCCGGTGCAAAAGCCGGGAAATGGGTTTTGGGACATGGCGGACGCGGAGTGAACGAAGTTTATTATCTCAATCCGAGTCCGGAAGTCATTCAAGCCGTCGAAAATCTCGAACAACCAGATTCGTTTTATTCGATTCTGGAATAG
- a CDS encoding HD-GYP domain-containing protein — translation MTTEINEKIDQAAESSADDQQTVSVRVEDLIVGRTINNAIHDSNGVLLLAAGSVVNSRFKQLLRDRNMSNVEIHSDDAASVSLSAFADIDDSDGGIYSTVLTEKLDTLIESGSMFVANTGPALRDSMVVHGCKGYDQESRDKLFAQQQEYGESLDDMMRGALKGETPKGADIAGMAANYLTQLTADADSVISTAAEAGQDETLSQHCLQMSLLGMAIGAELNLDENNVRNIGLCGLVHDWGMVRVQDKIGTWRRKLNPLELMEIQKHPIFSLEMLENVAGIPSIVPVVCYQVHEQPNGQGYPRNRTHKMIHMFARILNVAHSYVSLTTSREDRPALMPYAAMEYLLRQTNDKTIDSAAMRALLNLLSLFPVGSFVTLTDGSAARVIRRNQNLYTSPIVQIIQSADGKRADPADPDNIIDLDQNELQIDQALPTPGKDEIDLSSELFDGQV, via the coding sequence ATGACGACTGAGATCAATGAAAAAATAGATCAGGCCGCCGAATCATCTGCAGATGATCAGCAGACAGTTTCCGTACGTGTTGAAGATTTGATTGTCGGCAGAACAATTAACAATGCGATTCATGATTCCAATGGAGTTTTGTTATTAGCTGCGGGATCAGTCGTTAATTCACGGTTCAAACAACTACTGCGTGATCGGAACATGTCTAATGTCGAAATTCATAGTGATGATGCCGCGTCAGTGAGTTTAAGTGCTTTTGCAGACATCGATGATTCTGATGGTGGCATTTATTCGACTGTATTAACCGAGAAGCTGGATACTCTCATCGAATCTGGATCGATGTTTGTGGCTAACACCGGACCAGCTCTTCGAGATTCGATGGTCGTGCATGGTTGTAAAGGTTATGACCAGGAAAGTCGCGATAAGCTGTTTGCACAACAGCAGGAATATGGTGAATCGCTGGATGATATGATGCGTGGTGCCTTGAAAGGCGAAACTCCCAAAGGAGCGGATATTGCCGGCATGGCCGCTAATTATCTGACGCAATTGACGGCTGATGCAGATAGTGTGATTTCAACTGCAGCAGAAGCAGGACAAGATGAAACGCTTTCTCAGCATTGTTTACAGATGTCACTGCTAGGAATGGCGATTGGGGCAGAACTGAATTTGGATGAAAATAATGTGCGAAATATTGGTTTGTGTGGACTCGTACATGACTGGGGAATGGTGCGTGTGCAGGACAAAATTGGCACATGGCGTCGCAAGCTTAACCCGCTTGAGCTCATGGAAATTCAAAAGCATCCGATATTTTCGCTGGAAATGCTCGAAAATGTTGCTGGAATTCCCAGTATTGTTCCCGTCGTTTGCTATCAGGTTCATGAGCAACCTAATGGTCAAGGCTACCCTCGTAATCGTACACATAAAATGATCCACATGTTTGCTCGAATTTTGAATGTCGCTCATTCTTATGTTTCTTTAACAACATCCAGAGAAGACCGCCCTGCTCTGATGCCTTATGCTGCAATGGAATATCTGCTCAGACAAACAAATGATAAAACGATTGATTCAGCAGCAATGCGAGCTTTATTAAACTTGCTGTCGCTCTTTCCCGTTGGTAGTTTTGTCACTTTAACTGATGGAAGCGCGGCGCGAGTCATCAGACGGAATCAAAATTTATATACCAGCCCGATTGTGCAAATCATCCAATCTGCTGATGGAAAACGGGCTGATCCTGCGGATCCAGATAATATTATTGATCTCGATCAGAATGAACTGCAGATCGATCAAGCCTTACCGACTCCCGGGAAAGATGAGATTGACCTCTCTTCCGAACTCTTCGACGGTCAAGTCTAA
- a CDS encoding sugar phosphate isomerase/epimerase family protein: MEKWPIGVFASVDAGLGVHLDVAQELGIPTIQVHAPHKETRTPEAAAAFLERCNAAGITITCVFGGFDGESYADIPTTKQTVGLVPQATRAARVEEMKEISDFARLLGCNTIALHIGFVTEDRNSEDYKELVSVTQNLLDHAKVNGQTLNLETGQETADHLLDFISDVGRDNLKINFDPANMILYGTGDPIAALKRVGHLVASVHCKDATWAAEGKRGIEWGAEVPLGEGDVGMGTYLRALNDIEYTGPLTIEREIPEDREQQKADIGKAVALLNELKEQIG; encoded by the coding sequence ATGGAAAAATGGCCCATTGGTGTATTTGCTTCGGTTGATGCAGGTTTGGGGGTTCATCTTGATGTAGCTCAGGAACTAGGAATTCCCACGATCCAAGTTCATGCTCCACATAAAGAAACACGGACTCCAGAGGCAGCAGCAGCATTTCTAGAACGGTGCAATGCAGCAGGCATTACCATTACGTGTGTTTTTGGTGGGTTTGATGGAGAAAGCTATGCTGATATTCCCACAACGAAACAAACGGTTGGGCTGGTTCCCCAAGCGACACGTGCCGCTCGTGTTGAAGAAATGAAAGAAATCTCCGATTTCGCCAGGTTGTTAGGGTGCAACACAATTGCCTTGCATATTGGATTTGTCACTGAAGATCGGAATTCGGAGGATTATAAAGAGCTGGTTTCTGTGACTCAGAATTTACTCGACCATGCAAAAGTGAATGGCCAGACTCTGAATCTGGAAACTGGACAGGAAACCGCAGATCATTTGCTTGATTTCATTAGTGATGTCGGCCGTGATAATCTGAAAATTAATTTTGATCCTGCTAATATGATTCTTTACGGAACAGGCGACCCCATTGCTGCCTTGAAACGCGTTGGCCACCTTGTAGCCAGTGTTCATTGTAAAGATGCGACTTGGGCTGCAGAAGGCAAACGTGGAATTGAATGGGGGGCGGAAGTCCCTCTCGGTGAAGGCGATGTTGGTATGGGAACATATTTACGTGCTCTCAACGACATTGAATATACCGGTCCTCTGACTATTGAACGAGAAATACCGGAAGATCGAGAACAACAAAAAGCCGATATTGGGAAAGCCGTAGCACTGCTAAATGAATTGAAAGAACAAATTGGCTAA
- a CDS encoding universal stress protein: MIEINKILIPTDFSETAQAATQYAVELAKKFDAKLHLLHVIEDPVVYMPMFESYALPPKEDFENFAETRLENWILDEDKEGLTIETEWVHGNPFVDILKCAKREDADLIVVGTHGRSFTAHLLLGSVAEKVVRKAKCPVLTVRPQGHQFIHPGMADDE, from the coding sequence ATGATTGAAATCAATAAAATTCTCATACCAACCGATTTTAGTGAAACAGCACAAGCTGCTACCCAATATGCTGTCGAACTGGCAAAAAAATTCGATGCAAAATTACATTTACTACATGTCATCGAAGACCCGGTCGTCTACATGCCGATGTTTGAAAGCTATGCGCTACCTCCTAAAGAAGATTTTGAGAACTTCGCTGAAACACGATTAGAGAACTGGATTCTGGACGAAGATAAAGAGGGGCTTACTATTGAAACAGAGTGGGTTCATGGCAATCCGTTCGTCGACATCCTGAAATGCGCTAAACGTGAAGATGCAGATTTAATCGTTGTTGGGACTCACGGACGTTCCTTTACTGCCCATTTATTATTGGGGAGTGTTGCGGAAAAAGTAGTTCGCAAGGCAAAATGCCCCGTATTAACAGTTCGTCCGCAAGGGCATCAATTTATCCATCCAGGTATGGCAGATGATGAGTGA